From the Spirochaetota bacterium genome, one window contains:
- a CDS encoding GDP-mannose 4,6-dehydratase codes for MKILITGIRGFVGRHLEKTLLERGHEVYGCDTISVEDDSRHYRVDITDNTAVKNCIGHVRPDAIAHLAAISFVPSRDIQDIYRINSFGTLNLLRAASLISPMPRFLLISSSQVYGNVPAADQPIRESAQVEPVNHYGASKAAGESLARAFRAETGLPLVIARPFNHTGVGQPPHFVVPKIVDAFRRGADELSLGNTAVVRDFLDVRDVVNAYTMLLERFPEGKTFNIAVGRGYTIPEILAIASEKAGRYIAVRYDEGLVRRNDIMHAVGDSGPLRRETGWAPVHSLGDTIGWMMGVD; via the coding sequence ATGAAAATCCTCATAACCGGAATACGCGGCTTCGTCGGGCGGCACCTCGAGAAAACACTTCTCGAACGCGGGCACGAGGTATATGGCTGCGATACAATTTCGGTTGAGGACGATTCCCGCCATTATCGGGTGGATATCACCGATAACACGGCGGTGAAGAACTGCATCGGGCATGTCAGGCCCGACGCGATCGCCCATCTCGCCGCCATCTCGTTCGTTCCGTCACGGGACATTCAGGACATTTACCGTATCAACAGCTTCGGAACACTGAACCTCCTGAGGGCGGCCTCGCTCATCTCGCCGATGCCCCGGTTTCTTCTCATCAGCTCCTCGCAGGTATACGGCAACGTTCCGGCCGCGGATCAGCCCATACGGGAAAGCGCCCAGGTCGAACCGGTAAACCACTACGGCGCGAGCAAGGCGGCCGGCGAGTCGCTCGCGCGGGCCTTCCGCGCCGAAACGGGCCTGCCGCTGGTCATCGCGCGGCCGTTTAACCATACGGGCGTCGGCCAGCCGCCGCATTTCGTGGTTCCCAAGATCGTGGACGCTTTCAGGCGCGGTGCCGACGAGCTTTCACTCGGCAACACCGCCGTGGTGCGCGACTTCCTCGACGTTCGCGACGTGGTAAACGCCTACACCATGCTTCTCGAGCGCTTCCCGGAGGGGAAGACGTTCAATATCGCCGTGGGGAGAGGGTACACGATCCCGGAGATTCTGGCGATCGCCTCGGAAAAGGCCGGGCGCTACATCGCGGTCCGGTACGACGAGGGGCTTGTGCGGCGGAACGACATCATGCATGCCGTCGGCGATTCCGGTCCGCTCC